Within the Solibacillus silvestris genome, the region TACCGAAGGAAGTCGTGGAACGTAAGAAAAATCCGTATCCAAAAACGTACCACCCAAAATATACAGAACTCGTTCATCAGCGACTGCAGCAAATTTTAAGGCAGAAACACTCAGTTCTCCATGAATTGTTTGAAAAAGAGCAGTTAGAGCAATTATTAGCTACAAATGGCCAATCGTTTCAAATTCCTTGGTTTGGCCAGTTAATGGCGGGGCCTCAGCTCATCGCCTACTTTATTCAATTACATGAATGGGTCGAGCAATACCGCATCAATATTATTACAACATAAAGAGACGTTCCCATACGGAACGTCTCTTTAAAAATCCCTTCTATATTAACTTTTTAGAAATCTCCCAAATTTCCATTAGCTGATGAATGTTCGGCTCAATATCATGAAGCTGCAAATTGCCAAATCCTAATAAAAACGTTCTTTTGGAGTAATGCTGCTCTGTTAAATAATAATTCGATAACGGTAAAATATGAATGCCATTCTGGCGTGCAACCTGTTGCAGTTCCCGTTCTGATTTCTCATGGCGGAAGGCAACAAGTATGTTTGTACCGGCAGAATCCCCGGAAATCGTGATTTGGGGGTAATGATTTGAAAAGACTTCAATGCATTTATCATGCTTTTTGCGATAAATTTTACGCATACGGTTTAAATGTTTGGCAAAGTGTCCGTCTTTCATAAATTTCGCTAAAATGTGCTGTTCAAACCGCGGAACGGTAGAAGAATAGTAATTGAAATGCTCCTGATAGCGTTGAACAAGTGTCGGCGGCAAGACGAAAAAAGCAACGCGCAATGATGGCATCAATGATTTTGTAAAGGTACTTAAATAAATGACACGATCATTTACATCAAGTCCTCTAAGAGCCGGAATTGGCTTTCCAATATAGCGAAATTCACTATCGTAATCATCTTCAATTATAAAACGATCTGGTGCTTTTGCTGCCCAGTTCAATAATTGTGTCCGTCGGTTAGCTGAAAGAACCGCACCAGTCGGGAATTGATGCGAAGGTGTTATATACACGACATTGGCATTCGTTTTCTGCAATTGTTCAACAACAATTCCATCCGTATCAACAGAAATCGGGATAGCGAGCTGCCCTAATTGATGACGTGGAATAGGTGAATAACCTGGATTTTCAAAGGCGAGCTGGGAATTAGTATCTAAAATTTTTAAAATCATAGGCAGTAACTGCTCAGTACCGGAACCAATGACGATTTGCTCTGGGTCACACTCGATCCCGCGTGATTGGTGTAAATAATTTGCAATTTCAATACGCAGTGCATGCTCACCTTGACGTTCCCCAGTTTGCAGTAAATGTTTGAAAGGTCTATCCAGAACATCCTTTGCATACTTACGCCATATCGTAAAAGGAAAAGCATCCTCATCAATTTTTGCAGAGGAGAAGTCAATTTTATATTCCAAAGTTTCTGTTGTCTTTTTAATTTCTTTGTTCGCGATATCACTTTGGCGGTAAGGTAATGAATCTATTTCTTCAACGAAGTAACCGACACGCGGTTTTGATATAATATAGCCTTCCGCCAACAGCTGCGAATAGGCGAGCTCGACCGTTGTTTGACTTATATTGAAAAAATCCGCCAGTTCCCGTTTAGAAGGCAAACGCACACCTACAGCCAGCTGGTTGTTAGTAATCGCATTTTTTATGCCGATATACAGTTGTTCATATAGTGGTATCGTATGGTCCTTTTGAAGCTGAAAGAAAAGCATTTTCTTATCCTCCTTATGTAACCTTAATGAAATTTCAATTTTAACTAATATTGATGGTGTCAGAAAAGTATAGCATGTTGTAGAAAATTAATGAATGTTTTCATCGGAACTTGCAAATGTATATGGTTTTATAGTACAGTATGGTTAAATTTATAAATGAATTCGATGATAGGAAGTAGTAACAAGCCCGTTTTTTTCAGAGAGTCAGCGGTTGGTGGAAGCTGATAAATACACTTGTGAATCCGTCCTTGAGATGCTTTTTCCGAAATAATAGTAGGTGGAAGCCGGCTTACCAAAGTCGTTAATTGTTAAGAGGAATAGATTTTTTCTATTCAATTAGGGTGGCAACGCGGGTAGCTCTCGTCCCTTTCATAGGGATTGAGGGCTTTTTTGTATTTAATCCGCTAGTACATTAATGTATTAAAGTGCTCAAGATCATCATTTCATAAATTTTAGGAGGAAAAAACTATGTTAGATATTAAACGCGTCCGTGACAATTTTGAAGAAGTAAAACGTATGCTTCTTACACGTAATGAAGATTTAGGGAATTTGGACAACTTCGAAAGCTTAGATACGAAGCGTCGTGAATTAATCGCCAAAACAGAAGTATTGAAAGCAGAGCGCAATAAAGTGTCTGAGCAAATTTCTGTTATGAAACGCAACAAAGAAGATGCATCAGAAGTAATTGCACGTATGCGCGAAGTAGGCGATGAAATTAAAGCATTGGATGCTGAGTTAAATGCCATTGAAGATGAATTTAAAGATATGATGATGCGTTTGCCGAATATCCCGCATGAATCAGTACCTGTTGGCACAGAAGAAGATGATAATGTGGAAGAGTACACTTGGGGCGATGTGCCGGCATTTAATTTTGAAGCGAAAGCACATTGGGATATTGCCAAAGATTTAGATATCGTAGACTTTGAGCGCGGAGCTAAAGTTACGGGAAGCCGTTTCTTGTTCTATAAAGGTTTAGGCGCACGTTTAGAGCGTGCTTTACTGAACTTCATGATGGATCTTCATTCAGACCAGCATGGCTATACAGAAATGCTGCCACCGCAAATCGTTAACCGCGATTCACTGACAGGTACAGGCCAATTACCGAAGTTTGAAGAAGATGTATTTAAATTAGTTCGTGAAGAAGATGAAATGGATTATTATTTGATTCCAACTGCTGAAGTACCGGTAACAAACTATTACCGTGATGAAATTTTATCAGCGGATATGCTGCCGCAAGCGTTCTCTGCATTCAGCGCTAACTTCCGATCAGAAGCAGGCTCTGCAGGTCGTGATACACGTGGACTGATCCGTCAGCATCAGTTCAATAAAGTAGAATTAGTTCGCTTCGTTAAACCGGAAGAATCTTATGAGCAACTTGAAATTTTAACAGGTCATGCTGAAAAAGTATTACAGCTTTTAGGATTACCATACCGTAAATTAAAAATGTGTACAGCTGATTTAGGGTTCACAGCTGCGAAAAAATACGATTTAGAAGTATGGATTCCAGCACAAAACATGTACCGTGAAATTTCTTCTTGTTCAAACTTTGAAGATTTCCAAGCGCGTCGTGCCAATATCCGTTTCCGTCGTGAAGCAGGAGCAAAACCGGAATTCGTTCATACATTAAACGGTTCAGGTCTAGCAATTGGTCGTACAGTAGCGGCAATTTTGGAAAATTACCAGCAAGAAGATGGTTCTGTTGTTATTCCGGAAGTATTACGTCCATACATGGGTGGCGTAGAAGTCATTATTGCAAAATAATTTCATGTAAATTAAAAAGTGTGTTGAAACAACAATTTCAACACACTTTTTTTATTTTCTGCGGTAAAAATAATTCGGAATATTTAGTAATTTGTTTTACAAAACGAGAATATTTTGTTATATTCGAGAAAATAGGATATTGGATACAATATTTAAAAATTCCTAGATTTTATTGAATAAAGTTTTTAAGGACATCATATTTTGCACGTGTAATATGTTGCTCTAGTAATTGGCATGTAAGCTCGATGTTATTGTTAGCCAATGCTTCCACCATTAAATCGTGTTCACTAATGGAAGTAGCAATTTGGTTAGGTAAAAGATGTGGTGTTTGCTGAGGGAAACCGGTCCACAAATTTTCAATAATATTATTTAATTTCCCCCAAGGACAGTCTTTTATTAACAGATGATGAAATTGAATATTAAGCTGAATATATTCATCTGTATCATCCGTTTTCTTCATTTTCTCGTTAAGATCACGCAACTGATTTACTAGTTGTGGTGACATCGTTTTCAAACTTTCGGCAGCCGCCAGTGGCTCAAATTTTGCTCGTAAAAAATAAATCTCTTCCAGTTCGTGTATTGTAAATTGTTTGACGACAGCCCCTTTATGCGGCTCAACTGTGACATAGCCTTCAGCGGCCAACTGTTTTATCGCTTCCCGGATTGGCATTCTGCTAACGTTTAATGTCTTCGCCAATTCATCCTGGACTAGGCGTTCGCCAGGTTGTAACTGACCTTTAATAATTGCTTCACGCAGAATCCGGTAAATTTTCGAGGGTAATGTTTCAGCAGTTAAATCATGATCAAATTTCATAAAAACACCTCATTGTGTGTTGTATTTTGGATCCAATATACAATATACAGGAAAACTATGCAAACTTTAAAGGGGGATGTTGTGATGGAGCAACAAATTCAAATTGGATGGCAAGGACGGTTTTATGAAGACTTTGAAGTAGGCGATAAAATTGCACATGCGTTAGGCAGAACAATTTCACAGACCGATAATAGCTGGTTTACACAGCTGACGCAAAATACAAACCCTATTCATTTTGATCACCATTACGCAAAGCAAACAGAGTTTCAAAAGGCAATTGTGAATTCCGCATTTACCATTGCTCTTGTAACGGGACAATCTGTTTCGGATATTTCCCAAAATGTAATGGCCAATCTTGGATGGGATGAAGTTCGGCTTCCGCACCCGGTTTTTGAAGGCGATACTATATACTCCTATACAGAAATCTTATCGAAAAGGGAGAGTGCTAAGCGGAATAACGTCGGAATTATCGAAGTGAAAACAACCGGCTACAATCAGGACGGGCAAATTGTCATTCATTTTAAACGCACGATGATGATTTATAAAAAGGGCTATGCACCAAATATCATGAAGCCTTTGATCGATCAAGTAATCTCACAGGACGGGAAGTGAACGAATGGAATATATTCATGTTTCATATGAATATGAAGAGAAAATTGCGATTGTTACGTTAAATCGACCGGAGATGCGCCATGCATTTAACACGGATATGGCGAAGCAGCTGTTAACTGTATTTCAGTCATTCAATGAGCAGCCGGTACGCGTCGTCATTTTAACTTCCTCCACTGAAGATGCCTTTTGTTCAGGCGCGGATTTAAAAGAACGGAAAGGGATGAGTGAAGCAGAGTGGACAAAACAGCATCATTTATTTGAACAGATGTTCCAGGCAGTAGCCAATTGCAAGCAACCTACCATTGCTGCCATCAATGGCTATACACTTGCAGGAGGGTTTGAACTTGCATTGAATATGGACTTAATCGTTGCTGGTAAAAATACAAAAGTAGGGCTAACAGAGGTCAGCCGAGGTATTATGCCAGGCGGAGGGGGAGCACGTCTACTGCCAAAACGTATACCGCTTCATATCGCAAAAGAATGGCTATTTACAGGTAGGATTGTATCCGCAGAAGAAGCACAGAACGCAGGGTTATTTAATCGAATTGTCGAATCAGAAGATGTAATGAGTACCGCAATTGAATTAGCCGAAAAAATGGCAGGCAATGCACCTTTAGGAGTTCAAGGTGTTAAAAAAGTAGCAGAAGTCAGTTCATTGAAAGCATCTGAAGCATTCCGTATTGAAATC harbors:
- a CDS encoding GntR family transcriptional regulator: MLFFQLQKDHTIPLYEQLYIGIKNAITNNQLAVGVRLPSKRELADFFNISQTTVELAYSQLLAEGYIISKPRVGYFVEEIDSLPYRQSDIANKEIKKTTETLEYKIDFSSAKIDEDAFPFTIWRKYAKDVLDRPFKHLLQTGERQGEHALRIEIANYLHQSRGIECDPEQIVIGSGTEQLLPMILKILDTNSQLAFENPGYSPIPRHQLGQLAIPISVDTDGIVVEQLQKTNANVVYITPSHQFPTGAVLSANRRTQLLNWAAKAPDRFIIEDDYDSEFRYIGKPIPALRGLDVNDRVIYLSTFTKSLMPSLRVAFFVLPPTLVQRYQEHFNYYSSTVPRFEQHILAKFMKDGHFAKHLNRMRKIYRKKHDKCIEVFSNHYPQITISGDSAGTNILVAFRHEKSERELQQVARQNGIHILPLSNYYLTEQHYSKRTFLLGFGNLQLHDIEPNIHQLMEIWEISKKLI
- a CDS encoding serine--tRNA ligase, which codes for MLDIKRVRDNFEEVKRMLLTRNEDLGNLDNFESLDTKRRELIAKTEVLKAERNKVSEQISVMKRNKEDASEVIARMREVGDEIKALDAELNAIEDEFKDMMMRLPNIPHESVPVGTEEDDNVEEYTWGDVPAFNFEAKAHWDIAKDLDIVDFERGAKVTGSRFLFYKGLGARLERALLNFMMDLHSDQHGYTEMLPPQIVNRDSLTGTGQLPKFEEDVFKLVREEDEMDYYLIPTAEVPVTNYYRDEILSADMLPQAFSAFSANFRSEAGSAGRDTRGLIRQHQFNKVELVRFVKPEESYEQLEILTGHAEKVLQLLGLPYRKLKMCTADLGFTAAKKYDLEVWIPAQNMYREISSCSNFEDFQARRANIRFRREAGAKPEFVHTLNGSGLAIGRTVAAILENYQQEDGSVVIPEVLRPYMGGVEVIIAK
- a CDS encoding transcriptional regulator; its protein translation is MKFDHDLTAETLPSKIYRILREAIIKGQLQPGERLVQDELAKTLNVSRMPIREAIKQLAAEGYVTVEPHKGAVVKQFTIHELEEIYFLRAKFEPLAAAESLKTMSPQLVNQLRDLNEKMKKTDDTDEYIQLNIQFHHLLIKDCPWGKLNNIIENLWTGFPQQTPHLLPNQIATSISEHDLMVEALANNNIELTCQLLEQHITRAKYDVLKNFIQ
- a CDS encoding acyl dehydratase, translated to MEQQIQIGWQGRFYEDFEVGDKIAHALGRTISQTDNSWFTQLTQNTNPIHFDHHYAKQTEFQKAIVNSAFTIALVTGQSVSDISQNVMANLGWDEVRLPHPVFEGDTIYSYTEILSKRESAKRNNVGIIEVKTTGYNQDGQIVIHFKRTMMIYKKGYAPNIMKPLIDQVISQDGK
- a CDS encoding enoyl-CoA hydratase; this translates as MEYIHVSYEYEEKIAIVTLNRPEMRHAFNTDMAKQLLTVFQSFNEQPVRVVILTSSTEDAFCSGADLKERKGMSEAEWTKQHHLFEQMFQAVANCKQPTIAAINGYTLAGGFELALNMDLIVAGKNTKVGLTEVSRGIMPGGGGARLLPKRIPLHIAKEWLFTGRIVSAEEAQNAGLFNRIVESEDVMSTAIELAEKMAGNAPLGVQGVKKVAEVSSLKASEAFRIEIETYNEVISSEDRMEGILAFNEKRKPNFIGR